The following are encoded together in the Actinobacillus lignieresii genome:
- the fabB gene encoding beta-ketoacyl-ACP synthase I, which translates to MKRVVITGLGVISSIGNNKEEVLASLKEGKSGIEFVPEFAEVGMRSQVAGTIKLNPAELIDRKVYRFMGDAAAYAYLSMKEAIEDSGLSEDQVSNDRTGLVIGAGTGSAHSQLVACDAVRGPRGVKAVGPYAVTKTMASSVSACLATPYKIRGVNYSISSACATSAHCIGHAMELIQLGKQDVVFAGGAEELSWECATEFDAMGAVSTKYNDNPTKASRAYDANRDGFVIAGGGAVVVVEELEHALARGAKIYAEIVGYGATSDGYDMVAPSGEGAERCMKQALATVNGEVEYINVHGTSTPVGDVKELGAIKNVFGDKSPAISSTKSMTGHSLGAAGAHEAIYSLLMLENGFIAPSINIETLDEQAEGLNIVTERQDKALTTVMSNSFGFGGTNACLVFQKYNG; encoded by the coding sequence ATGAAAAGAGTCGTTATCACTGGTTTAGGCGTTATTTCTAGTATCGGTAACAATAAAGAAGAAGTTTTAGCTTCATTAAAAGAAGGTAAATCAGGTATTGAATTCGTTCCTGAATTTGCCGAAGTAGGCATGCGCAGCCAAGTTGCCGGCACAATCAAATTAAATCCGGCGGAATTAATCGATCGCAAGGTTTATCGTTTTATGGGTGATGCCGCCGCTTACGCTTACCTTTCAATGAAAGAAGCAATCGAAGATTCAGGTTTAAGCGAAGATCAAGTTTCAAACGATCGTACCGGTTTAGTTATCGGTGCGGGTACCGGTTCGGCACACAGCCAATTAGTGGCTTGCGATGCGGTACGCGGCCCGCGCGGCGTGAAAGCGGTCGGTCCTTATGCGGTAACTAAAACGATGGCGTCAAGCGTATCGGCATGTTTAGCGACCCCGTATAAAATCCGCGGCGTAAACTACTCAATCAGCTCGGCATGTGCGACTTCCGCTCACTGTATCGGCCATGCAATGGAATTAATCCAATTAGGTAAACAAGACGTAGTATTTGCCGGCGGTGCGGAAGAACTTTCCTGGGAATGCGCAACCGAATTCGATGCGATGGGTGCGGTTTCAACCAAATATAACGATAACCCGACTAAAGCAAGCCGTGCTTACGACGCAAACCGTGACGGTTTCGTTATCGCAGGCGGCGGTGCGGTGGTTGTCGTTGAAGAATTAGAACACGCTCTTGCGCGCGGTGCGAAAATCTATGCGGAAATCGTAGGTTACGGTGCGACTTCTGACGGTTACGATATGGTTGCGCCAAGCGGTGAAGGTGCGGAACGTTGTATGAAACAAGCGTTAGCAACGGTAAACGGCGAAGTGGAATACATTAACGTACACGGTACTTCTACACCAGTCGGCGATGTAAAAGAATTAGGTGCAATTAAAAACGTATTCGGTGATAAGAGCCCGGCGATTTCATCGACCAAATCAATGACGGGTCACTCTTTAGGGGCTGCAGGCGCACACGAAGCAATCTACTCGTTATTAATGTTAGAGAACGGCTTTATCGCTCCAAGCATTAACATCGAAACCTTAGACGAACAAGCGGAAGGCTTAAATATCGTGACCGAGCGTCAAGACAAAGCACTTACAACTGTAATGTCAAACAGCTTCGGCTTCGGCGGTACGAACGCTTGCTTAGTATTCCAAAAATACAACGGCTAA
- a CDS encoding class I adenylate cyclase encodes MKTLQLSTNTVNHHLPDTSFSKKIDWASHLSWGISRVDALDHFRTQRALAANSPQFQHVFSLLPLLIHTNLPELPAYIKNAPSGIAAFELSEYQANYLSELSLSHLAIRNSADLVAFDGLYSMGSTGTITQTSLSDIDLWLCYSDRLNALEYQLVEQKLDKIKQWAKRLGVDISFYLMNPAHFKAHLYHSDVNEEHSGSAQHYFLLDEFYRSAIRLAGKRLLWLHLPDGLYRQYLSSAEFNPAEWIDFGDFSSLSTGEFFGASLWQLYKGIEYPYKSAIKILLLESYADTYPNTNLISKQFKQKLLAVQTVEYHFDPYLAMLEQVTDYLSKRKEMLRLSRLRMCFYVKASEGESRETWRTQALRELIEGWNWNLQELNLLDNRQNWKIKQAVTHQQIIVEQLLQSYRNLIQFARKFHIDPSILASDIDILMRKLYSVFEMAPGKVPLINPQISENLAESAVTFIEVREGSAMQAGWYMINQAPRSPYDPALRYVRQAKNLTKLVAWGYFNGVITSNTQLHLVSRSLDLSRLRQFITDLRLSFPVKAPEMIDDDLLHPNEIRSLILAINLVKDPTQKLEPTRRAVQPSDLFNFGSAQQSLVGSVSIIYRNLWNEIRTQHFEGDDAILKALKLISNKIYRSSASPQSVNVFCYSRHLRSELRDFIAELVHKCITIQTGTISQKQPLSTLKVAGKMWQFVFGKQKVEIQPLNEQAVEFNQEIANLQDEAGMRAKSNCVFPKEIDEFASEGFLQFFFEDNADESFNVYILDEKNTLEVCHDCFCSKEEKVKEINRIHAAENSKENASLESFNFPQFYQLISLNSKTRIVPFQSKQHRQYLRQVQQG; translated from the coding sequence GTGAAAACGTTACAGTTATCAACAAATACGGTAAATCATCATTTACCCGATACTTCCTTTTCAAAAAAGATTGATTGGGCGTCGCATTTATCTTGGGGAATCTCTCGTGTCGATGCTTTGGATCATTTCAGAACACAACGCGCTTTAGCGGCAAATAGCCCGCAGTTTCAGCATGTTTTCTCATTATTACCGCTTTTAATTCATACCAATTTGCCCGAATTGCCGGCATATATAAAAAACGCACCGAGCGGTATCGCCGCTTTTGAACTTTCCGAATATCAGGCAAATTATCTTTCCGAATTATCGTTGTCGCATTTAGCGATTCGAAATTCCGCCGATCTTGTTGCGTTTGACGGGCTTTATTCGATGGGAAGCACCGGTACGATTACGCAAACCAGTTTGTCCGATATCGATTTATGGCTTTGTTATTCCGACCGTTTAAACGCTTTGGAGTATCAATTAGTAGAGCAGAAGTTGGACAAAATCAAACAATGGGCGAAACGTCTCGGGGTGGACATCAGCTTCTATTTAATGAATCCGGCGCATTTTAAGGCGCATTTATATCATAGCGACGTAAACGAAGAGCATAGCGGCTCGGCACAACATTACTTCTTATTGGACGAATTTTATCGTTCGGCGATTCGTTTAGCCGGTAAGCGATTGCTTTGGTTACATTTGCCCGACGGGCTATACCGACAATATCTGTCTTCAGCCGAATTTAATCCGGCGGAATGGATTGATTTCGGTGATTTTTCATCGCTTTCGACCGGTGAATTTTTCGGTGCAAGCCTTTGGCAGTTGTATAAAGGGATCGAATATCCGTATAAATCTGCAATTAAGATTTTATTACTGGAAAGTTATGCGGACACTTATCCGAATACGAATTTGATCTCAAAACAGTTCAAGCAAAAATTGTTAGCCGTGCAAACGGTCGAATATCATTTTGATCCTTATTTGGCGATGTTGGAGCAGGTCACGGATTATTTGAGCAAGCGTAAAGAAATGTTGCGGTTATCCCGTTTAAGAATGTGCTTTTACGTTAAGGCAAGCGAGGGGGAATCTCGCGAAACTTGGCGCACTCAAGCTCTGAGAGAGCTCATTGAAGGGTGGAATTGGAATCTGCAAGAGCTTAATTTATTGGATAATCGTCAGAATTGGAAAATTAAGCAAGCGGTCACTCATCAGCAAATTATTGTCGAGCAGCTGTTGCAGAGTTATCGAAATTTAATTCAATTCGCCCGAAAATTTCATATCGATCCGAGCATTTTAGCCAGTGATATTGATATTTTAATGCGAAAATTATATTCGGTGTTTGAAATGGCGCCGGGTAAAGTTCCGTTAATTAATCCTCAAATTTCCGAGAATTTGGCGGAAAGTGCGGTGACTTTTATTGAAGTACGGGAAGGATCTGCGATGCAAGCGGGCTGGTATATGATCAATCAAGCACCGAGAAGTCCTTATGATCCGGCATTGCGTTATGTAAGACAGGCGAAAAATTTAACTAAACTGGTTGCTTGGGGATACTTTAACGGTGTGATTACGTCTAATACCCAATTGCATTTGGTTAGTCGTAGTTTGGATTTATCTCGGCTGCGTCAATTTATTACCGATTTGCGTTTGTCGTTTCCGGTTAAGGCACCGGAAATGATAGATGACGATTTGTTACACCCGAATGAAATCCGTAGTTTGATTTTAGCGATAAATTTAGTGAAGGACCCGACCCAGAAATTAGAGCCGACCAGACGGGCGGTTCAACCGAGCGATCTCTTTAACTTCGGATCCGCTCAACAAAGTTTGGTCGGTAGCGTGAGTATTATTTATCGTAATTTATGGAATGAAATTAGAACGCAGCACTTTGAAGGCGACGATGCGATTTTAAAAGCCTTGAAGCTGATTTCAAATAAGATTTATCGCAGCTCGGCTTCGCCGCAATCGGTTAATGTTTTTTGTTATAGCCGTCATTTGCGTAGCGAGTTACGTGATTTTATTGCGGAGTTGGTTCATAAGTGCATTACGATTCAAACGGGAACCATTTCACAAAAACAACCGTTAAGTACGTTAAAAGTCGCCGGCAAAATGTGGCAATTCGTATTCGGCAAGCAGAAAGTAGAGATTCAACCGCTGAATGAACAAGCGGTCGAATTTAACCAAGAAATTGCCAATTTGCAAGATGAAGCCGGTATGCGTGCCAAATCGAACTGTGTTTTCCCGAAAGAAATCGATGAATTTGCCAGTGAAGGCTTTTTACAATTTTTCTTTGAGGATAATGCGGACGAGAGCTTTAACGTTTATATTTTAGATGAGAAAAATACTTTGGAAGTTTGTCACGATTGTTTTTGTTCTAAAGAAGAAAAAGTTAAAGAAATCAATCGGATTCATGCCGCTGAAAACAGTAAAGAAAATGCGTCGTTGGAAAGTTTTAACTTCCCTCAGTTTTATCAATTAATTAGCCTAAACAGTAAAACGCGGATAGTTCCTTTCCAAAGCAAACAACATCGACAATATTTGCGGCAAGTTCAACAAGGATAA
- a CDS encoding monovalent cation:proton antiporter-2 (CPA2) family protein: MVIDISHLDNPELAKIVALLATSITIVPLFKRIGLGSVLGYLVAGCLIGPSVLGLIQDPQAVVHLAELGVVMFLFIIGLEMHPELLWSMRKAIFGRGFLQVATCGVLLTLTGIYILGLTKEVAFIASAGFTLSSTAIVMQVLEDKGIASTQKGQRIVSTLLFEDLAIVPLLATIAFLAPEQANEEKTSSLTSIGIAIVGIIILVVGSKWVMNPLFRMISKAKVREMMTAAALLVVLGAALLMEMSGLSMAMGAFVAGVVLSESSFRHQLEADIEPFRGLLLGLFFMGVGMSLDLNFVFNDLIWLLSIVAVCVLGKAFGVYIIALITRLPHREALMRTSIMSHGGEFAFVLFSAAAAAGLLDQDQQATFTAAVIVSMLISPLVMLLMQRMIARKASAEAPNMMEIEVAEDLENSVIVIGFGRFSQIVCQALLARGITVTVIDSSTDRIRAAATFGFKVYYGDGTRLDVLRASGLEKADCVVLGINNPARSALIVEQIKNEYPLTPVFARTYDRHSAIELTKLHVDFQIRETLESALVLSKAAMMKLGVDEVEATEIVENVRLLDRERFKEELIYGTSAELIRKYFTPKPFVKPQQEAEALNEDAAEILAEEAVESNAESKEK; encoded by the coding sequence ATGGTGATAGATATCTCTCATTTGGATAATCCGGAATTAGCAAAAATCGTAGCGTTACTCGCTACCAGTATTACGATTGTGCCGTTATTTAAACGTATCGGGCTGGGTAGCGTACTGGGTTATTTAGTAGCAGGATGTCTGATCGGTCCGTCCGTGTTGGGGCTGATTCAAGATCCGCAAGCGGTCGTCCATTTGGCGGAACTCGGTGTCGTGATGTTCCTATTCATTATCGGTTTGGAAATGCACCCGGAGCTATTGTGGAGTATGCGTAAAGCTATTTTCGGAAGAGGCTTCTTACAAGTGGCGACTTGCGGCGTTTTATTGACTTTAACCGGTATCTATATTCTGGGTTTAACTAAAGAAGTGGCGTTTATCGCCAGTGCGGGTTTTACCCTGTCTTCCACCGCGATTGTGATGCAAGTGCTTGAAGATAAAGGGATTGCCAGCACGCAAAAAGGACAGCGCATCGTTTCGACTTTATTATTTGAAGATTTGGCTATCGTGCCTTTGTTGGCGACGATTGCCTTTTTGGCGCCGGAACAAGCGAATGAAGAAAAAACATCCAGCTTAACTTCTATCGGTATTGCGATTGTCGGCATTATTATTTTAGTTGTCGGCAGTAAATGGGTAATGAATCCGCTATTTAGAATGATCTCGAAAGCGAAAGTACGTGAAATGATGACGGCTGCGGCATTATTAGTGGTTCTCGGTGCGGCGTTATTGATGGAAATGAGCGGGCTTTCGATGGCAATGGGAGCGTTCGTTGCCGGAGTTGTTCTGTCCGAATCTTCTTTCCGTCACCAATTGGAAGCGGATATCGAGCCGTTCAGGGGCTTATTGCTCGGGCTGTTTTTTATGGGCGTAGGGATGTCGCTTGATCTGAATTTCGTATTTAACGATTTAATTTGGTTATTAAGTATCGTAGCGGTCTGTGTGTTAGGGAAAGCGTTCGGCGTTTATATCATCGCTTTAATTACACGATTGCCTCATCGCGAAGCCTTGATGCGTACTTCGATTATGAGCCATGGAGGCGAATTTGCATTCGTCCTGTTTTCCGCAGCGGCGGCGGCAGGCTTGTTGGATCAAGATCAACAGGCGACTTTTACCGCAGCGGTGATTGTGTCGATGTTGATTTCTCCGTTAGTGATGTTGCTGATGCAGCGTATGATTGCACGTAAAGCGAGTGCCGAAGCGCCGAATATGATGGAGATTGAAGTGGCGGAAGATCTGGAGAACAGTGTGATTGTGATTGGTTTCGGTCGTTTCAGTCAGATTGTTTGTCAAGCGTTATTGGCGAGAGGTATTACGGTAACGGTGATCGATTCGAGTACCGATCGTATTCGTGCGGCGGCTACCTTCGGCTTTAAAGTGTATTATGGGGACGGTACTCGACTGGACGTGTTGCGAGCAAGCGGATTGGAAAAAGCCGATTGTGTCGTATTGGGTATCAATAATCCGGCGCGTAGCGCATTAATTGTAGAACAAATCAAAAACGAATATCCGCTCACGCCGGTCTTTGCACGAACTTATGACCGCCATAGTGCGATTGAATTAACGAAATTACATGTAGATTTCCAAATTCGTGAAACCTTGGAATCCGCATTGGTATTGAGTAAAGCGGCAATGATGAAATTAGGGGTGGACGAAGTGGAAGCAACCGAAATTGTGGAGAATGTGCGTTTGCTGGATAGAGAGCGTTTTAAAGAAGAACTGATTTACGGCACTTCGGCGGAATTGATTCGTAAATATTTTACGCCGAAGCCGTTTGTTAAGCCGCAACAAGAAGCGGAAGCCTTAAATGAAGATGCGGCGGAAATCTTAGCGGAAGAAGCGGTCGAGTCAAATGCGGAAAGCAAAGAGAAGTAA
- the nrfE gene encoding heme lyase NrfEFG subunit NrfE produces MLPELGYFALIFAAVAAVCQVGLSLWGEITKKTDFLRYNTLLSSLQTVGCLSSFGILAYAFLSDDFSVIYVAQHSNSQLPDFFKFAATWGGHEGSMLFWLTALTLWTSVFCIFSDKSDRLFNQRTLAVLGLISLGFMLFILLVSNPFERSFPPPPEGRDLNPMLQDVGLIFHPPLLYLGYVGFAVSFAMVVAALMEGMLDAAVVRWIRPWTMISWGFLTAGIILGAWWAYYELGWGGWWFWDPVENASLMPWLLGTALVHSLVVSEQRGIFNYWTILLAIFAFALSLLGTFIVRSGVLTSVHAFAVDPDRGMALLILFFSLSFIALALFAFRVNLWQGEVRFQPLSKETALLLVNGLLSVATSVVLLGTFYPMIFTAMNWGSISVGAPYFNNVFAPLALLLMTVMGFAVVLRWKQIPSKQILMKLWLLPVAVGLSFLLIQQTISQTKLYQFGVLPTVFVSLAVWIILTHLPYSAKFLKIRPLAMRLAHIGFAICVIGAMMNSYYGDEIGVRLKPQQQADLAGFTFKYEDYQDGIGANYTSENALFSISKAGKTLATVVAERRYYDIRTMTMSEVGLYHHGLDDIYIVMGDKFGNLEYAFRLHYKPYVGALWLGGIIMVIASILALFGYRRKSDITADK; encoded by the coding sequence ATGCTTCCTGAGTTGGGTTATTTTGCGTTAATTTTTGCAGCGGTTGCCGCTGTTTGCCAAGTAGGGCTGTCCTTGTGGGGAGAGATCACTAAGAAAACGGATTTTCTTCGATACAATACGTTGTTGAGCAGCCTGCAAACGGTAGGTTGTTTGTCGTCGTTCGGGATATTGGCTTATGCTTTTTTGAGTGATGATTTTTCGGTGATTTATGTCGCCCAACATTCCAACAGCCAATTACCGGATTTCTTTAAATTTGCGGCGACTTGGGGCGGACACGAAGGCTCAATGCTGTTTTGGCTGACCGCACTGACACTATGGACCAGCGTTTTTTGCATTTTTTCGGATAAATCTGACCGCTTGTTTAATCAGCGAACCTTGGCGGTATTAGGCTTGATTAGCCTAGGATTTATGCTGTTTATTCTTTTGGTTTCCAATCCGTTTGAGCGTAGTTTTCCGCCTCCGCCGGAGGGCAGAGATCTTAACCCGATGTTGCAAGACGTAGGGCTTATCTTCCATCCGCCTTTACTTTATTTAGGTTATGTCGGTTTTGCGGTAAGCTTTGCAATGGTCGTGGCGGCATTAATGGAAGGTATGCTGGATGCCGCAGTAGTGCGTTGGATTCGACCTTGGACAATGATCTCTTGGGGCTTTCTTACCGCAGGGATTATTCTCGGTGCATGGTGGGCGTATTATGAACTGGGCTGGGGCGGCTGGTGGTTCTGGGATCCGGTTGAAAACGCTTCGTTAATGCCGTGGCTATTGGGAACCGCATTAGTGCATAGCTTGGTTGTGAGCGAGCAGCGCGGTATTTTTAACTATTGGACGATTTTACTGGCGATTTTTGCTTTTGCATTGAGCTTACTCGGGACTTTTATCGTGCGTTCCGGCGTACTCACTTCGGTACATGCGTTTGCAGTTGATCCGGATAGAGGAATGGCACTGCTTATTCTGTTTTTCAGTTTAAGTTTTATTGCGTTAGCCTTGTTCGCTTTTAGAGTGAATTTGTGGCAGGGCGAAGTGCGTTTCCAACCGCTATCCAAAGAAACCGCTTTATTATTAGTAAACGGCTTATTGAGCGTAGCGACTTCGGTTGTCCTACTCGGGACTTTTTACCCGATGATTTTTACGGCGATGAATTGGGGCTCGATTTCGGTTGGCGCACCTTATTTCAATAATGTTTTTGCACCGTTGGCATTATTATTAATGACGGTAATGGGATTTGCCGTCGTATTGCGTTGGAAGCAAATTCCGTCAAAACAAATTCTGATGAAATTATGGCTGTTACCGGTAGCGGTAGGATTGAGTTTCCTATTGATTCAACAAACGATTTCGCAAACAAAGTTGTATCAATTTGGCGTCTTACCGACGGTATTCGTCAGCCTTGCCGTTTGGATTATTCTGACGCATTTGCCTTATTCGGCGAAATTTCTGAAAATCCGACCGCTTGCTATGCGTTTGGCGCATATCGGTTTTGCGATTTGTGTTATCGGTGCCATGATGAACAGTTATTACGGCGATGAAATCGGCGTACGTTTAAAACCGCAGCAACAGGCGGATCTTGCCGGGTTTACCTTTAAATATGAAGATTATCAGGACGGTATCGGTGCGAACTACACGTCCGAAAATGCGCTATTTAGCATAAGCAAAGCGGGAAAAACGCTTGCGACGGTAGTGGCGGAGCGCCGCTATTACGATATTCGCACCATGACGATGTCGGAAGTCGGGCTTTATCATCACGGCTTGGACGATATTTATATTGTGATGGGCGATAAGTTCGGCAATTTGGAATATGCTTTCCGTTTGCATTATAAGCCTTATGTCGGCGCACTATGGCTTGGCGGTATTATTATGGTGATAGCTTCCATACTTGCCTTATTCGGTTATCGTCGAAAATCGGATATTACAGCGGATAAATAA
- a CDS encoding redoxin family protein, with translation MKKTFLFLPLLLLIALVAFLTVPLMNKDALSPTEDWRDKPFPEFVGKNLLDHNAHINNNSLPKEPYILNVWASWCIWCIKEFPILLKLKEQGVPIVGLTYSDQPKDAREALVRWGNPFDLVIDDYEKGFLIQTLKVSSAPSSYLIDKHGVVRYQQKGYNPDFEQDFLPRLKALQEEK, from the coding sequence ATGAAAAAAACCTTTTTATTTTTACCTTTATTATTGTTGATTGCACTGGTAGCGTTTTTAACCGTGCCGTTAATGAATAAGGATGCCCTTTCGCCGACCGAAGATTGGCGAGATAAACCTTTTCCGGAATTTGTCGGTAAAAATTTACTCGATCATAATGCGCATATTAATAATAACAGTTTGCCGAAAGAGCCTTATATTTTAAACGTGTGGGCAAGTTGGTGTATTTGGTGTATTAAAGAATTTCCGATTTTACTCAAATTGAAAGAACAAGGCGTGCCGATTGTCGGGCTTACCTATTCCGATCAACCGAAGGATGCGCGCGAAGCCTTGGTTCGTTGGGGTAATCCGTTCGATTTGGTTATTGATGATTATGAAAAAGGGTTTCTAATTCAGACGCTGAAAGTTTCGTCCGCACCTTCCAGTTATTTAATTGATAAACACGGTGTGGTACGTTACCAACAAAAAGGATATAACCCGGATTTCGAGCAGGATTTTCTCCCTCGTTTAAAAGCGTTACAAGAGGAAAAATAA